Proteins from one Candidatus Sulfotelmatobacter sp. genomic window:
- the murJ gene encoding murein biosynthesis integral membrane protein MurJ translates to MEPARTERHLHAVPPPTPTAVARSTVLVMVATLASTLLGFGRELVSARYFGTRWELDTFLAAATVPTILFGLFNGALVSALVPVFSHYLATGRDEEGWRLANTIVNVLAIVLVISCAVGWVLAPWYVPLIAHGFPPPQMWLAVRMTRWMMPSIIGTSLAGVVAAALNAHHRFGWTALQGIAINLVTIATVVTLFSRIGIYALVLGTTLGLCAQLLVQLPSFLRLGRYRPTIDLRHPGLRHMLEMLGPIVVGSAAGQIALFFDRFFASTLPPGYISGINYATKLVGFPQQIFAAAIATVIFPLLASQFARENHAEVRRSIVTGLRLVTFIAIPASLGLAVLATPIVRTLFERGQFGNASTILTAYLLPIAAAGLVATAANVVLSRCCFACGEVRLTVVISVLTVVVNIVLSMLWLGPFGARGLLGANAVSQSLQAVLLGMLVWRLLGGFDVRLLARTVGGALLCSAAMVAALQWLATFSTDPVHPFAAEALYLLGQLCIGALAFLAVARLLKLDEVSLVVGLIVKKFERRIPSAPESRDAPIA, encoded by the coding sequence GTGGAACCGGCGCGCACTGAGCGCCACCTCCACGCCGTCCCTCCGCCCACGCCGACGGCCGTCGCCCGCTCGACCGTCCTGGTCATGGTCGCCACCCTCGCCTCGACGCTGCTCGGGTTCGGCCGCGAGCTCGTCAGCGCGCGCTACTTCGGGACGCGCTGGGAGCTCGACACCTTTCTCGCCGCGGCGACGGTGCCGACCATCCTGTTCGGCTTGTTCAACGGCGCGCTGGTGAGCGCGCTCGTCCCCGTCTTCAGCCACTACCTGGCCACCGGGCGCGACGAGGAAGGCTGGCGGCTCGCGAACACGATCGTCAACGTGCTCGCGATCGTGCTGGTGATCAGCTGCGCGGTCGGCTGGGTGCTGGCGCCGTGGTACGTCCCGCTGATCGCGCACGGCTTCCCGCCGCCGCAGATGTGGCTGGCGGTCCGCATGACGCGCTGGATGATGCCGAGCATCATCGGGACCTCGTTGGCCGGCGTGGTCGCCGCCGCGCTCAACGCGCATCACCGCTTCGGCTGGACCGCGCTGCAGGGGATCGCGATCAACCTGGTCACGATCGCGACCGTGGTCACGCTGTTCTCGCGCATCGGGATCTACGCGCTGGTGCTCGGGACGACGCTCGGGCTGTGCGCGCAGCTGCTCGTGCAGCTGCCCTCGTTCTTGCGGCTGGGCCGCTATCGGCCGACCATCGACCTGCGCCACCCCGGCTTGCGCCACATGCTCGAGATGCTGGGCCCGATCGTGGTCGGCTCGGCGGCCGGCCAGATCGCGCTGTTCTTCGACCGCTTCTTCGCCTCGACACTGCCGCCGGGCTACATCTCGGGGATCAACTACGCGACCAAGCTGGTCGGCTTCCCGCAGCAGATCTTCGCCGCCGCGATCGCGACCGTGATCTTCCCGCTGCTGGCCTCGCAGTTCGCGCGCGAGAACCACGCCGAGGTGCGGCGCAGCATCGTCACCGGGCTGCGGCTGGTGACCTTCATCGCGATCCCGGCCTCGCTGGGGCTGGCGGTGCTGGCGACGCCGATCGTGCGCACCCTGTTCGAGCGCGGACAGTTCGGCAACGCCTCGACGATCCTGACCGCCTACCTGCTGCCGATCGCGGCGGCCGGCCTGGTGGCGACCGCCGCCAACGTCGTGCTCAGCCGGTGCTGCTTCGCGTGCGGGGAGGTGCGGCTGACCGTCGTCATCTCGGTGCTGACGGTCGTGGTCAACATCGTGCTCTCGATGCTGTGGCTGGGCCCGTTCGGCGCGCGCGGACTGCTGGGCGCCAACGCCGTCAGCCAGTCGCTGCAGGCCGTGCTGCTGGGCATGCTGGTGTGGCGTCTGCTGGGCGGGTTCGACGTGCGGCTGTTGGCGCGAACGGTGGGCGGCGCACTGCTGTGCTCGGCGGCGATGGTGGCCGCGCTGCAGTGGCTGGCGACGTTCTCGACCGACCCGGTGCACCCGTTCGCCGCGGAAGCGCTGTACCTGTTGGGTCAGCTCTGCATCGGGGCGCTGGCGTTCCTCGCCGTCGCGCGTCTGCTCAAGCTCGACGAGGTCTCGCTGGTGGTGGGGCTGATCGTGAAGAAGTTCGAACGCCGTATCCCCAGCGCTCCGGAAAGCCGCGACGCCCCCATTGCCTAG
- a CDS encoding sugar transferase, with translation MSAVQTLPPPARRRDAGALPYPVPAAPPRPAWQYALKRGFDVVVAAGVLVITAPVMLVAALAIVAATGGSPWYVQERVGMNGRRFRLFKLRTMIRDAHARREEVAHLNEVDGPVFKIRRDPRVHAVGALLRRTSIDELPNFVNVLLGDMSVVGPRPPLPEEVAHYDAVAMRRLCMRPGVTCLWQISGRSALSFDEWMELDNRYIDSWTIGGDLRIVLRTIPEVLGGTGAH, from the coding sequence GTGAGCGCCGTCCAGACGCTGCCCCCGCCGGCGCGCCGGCGCGATGCCGGCGCGCTGCCCTACCCGGTGCCGGCCGCGCCGCCGCGGCCGGCCTGGCAGTACGCGCTCAAGCGCGGCTTCGACGTCGTCGTGGCGGCCGGCGTCCTGGTGATCACGGCGCCGGTCATGCTGGTGGCCGCATTGGCGATCGTCGCCGCCACCGGCGGCTCGCCGTGGTACGTGCAGGAGCGGGTCGGTATGAACGGGCGCCGCTTCCGTCTGTTCAAGCTGCGCACGATGATTCGCGACGCGCACGCGCGGCGCGAAGAGGTCGCGCACCTCAACGAGGTCGATGGTCCGGTCTTCAAGATCCGTCGCGATCCGCGCGTGCACGCCGTCGGCGCGCTGCTGCGGCGCACCAGCATCGACGAGCTGCCCAACTTCGTCAACGTGCTGCTCGGCGACATGTCGGTCGTCGGGCCGCGGCCACCGCTGCCCGAGGAGGTCGCGCACTACGACGCGGTCGCGATGCGCCGCCTGTGCATGCGCCCGGGGGTAACCTGCCTGTGGCAGATCTCGGGCCGTTCGGCGCTCTCGTTCGACGAGTGGATGGAGCTGGACAACCGCTACATCGACAGCTGGACCATCGGCGGCGATCTGCGCATCGTCTTGCGCACGATCCCGGAGGTCTTGGGTGGAACCGGCGCGCACTGA
- a CDS encoding phosphopentomutase — MPRILAFVLDSAGVGALPDAQAYHDASNANTIGNVAARLGGLRMPNFERLGLGHITPIRGISGDAPPLAAVGKMRERSKGKDTITGHWEMAGVVTEVPFPTYPSGFPAEVVEAFTAIVGKPPLGNIPASGTEIIAELGEEHQRTGRPILYTSADSVFQVAAHEETVPLATLYDWCEKARAMLVPPHEVNRVIARPFTGSPGAYVRTPNRRDYAIPPPETVLDRLERAGVAVHAVGKICDIYSGHGIRSSVRVADNTEAVDRALALADATEHGLVFVNLNDFDTKFGHRRDVRGYGDALMRLDARIPELLERIRPGDRLMFTADHGCDPTQPGTDHTREYVPYVEYGGGGALLEVIDGLGHVGERFEAVLGPS; from the coding sequence ATGCCGCGCATTCTCGCCTTCGTTCTCGACTCCGCCGGCGTCGGTGCCCTCCCAGATGCTCAGGCCTACCACGACGCTTCCAACGCGAACACGATCGGGAACGTCGCCGCCCGCCTGGGGGGGCTGCGCATGCCTAATTTCGAGCGTTTGGGACTCGGTCACATCACCCCCATCCGAGGTATATCCGGCGACGCCCCCCCGCTCGCCGCGGTCGGTAAGATGAGGGAACGCTCAAAAGGGAAGGACACCATTACCGGCCATTGGGAAATGGCCGGTGTCGTGACGGAAGTCCCCTTCCCCACCTATCCGAGCGGCTTCCCGGCAGAGGTCGTCGAGGCGTTCACCGCGATCGTCGGCAAGCCGCCGTTGGGGAACATCCCGGCCTCGGGCACCGAGATCATCGCCGAGCTGGGCGAGGAGCACCAGCGGACGGGCCGCCCCATCCTGTACACCTCGGCCGACTCCGTCTTCCAGGTCGCGGCCCACGAGGAGACGGTCCCGCTGGCGACCCTCTACGACTGGTGCGAGAAGGCGCGGGCCATGCTGGTTCCCCCGCACGAGGTCAACCGCGTCATCGCCCGGCCGTTCACCGGCAGCCCCGGCGCCTACGTGCGCACCCCCAACCGCCGCGACTATGCGATCCCGCCGCCCGAGACCGTTTTGGACCGATTGGAACGGGCGGGTGTAGCCGTGCACGCGGTCGGGAAGATTTGCGATATCTACAGCGGTCACGGGATCCGCTCGTCAGTCCGCGTCGCCGACAACACGGAGGCCGTGGACCGCGCGCTGGCCCTGGCCGATGCCACAGAGCACGGGCTGGTGTTCGTCAACCTGAACGACTTCGACACGAAGTTCGGCCATCGGCGCGACGTGCGTGGGTACGGCGACGCGTTGATGCGTTTGGATGCGCGGATTCCCGAGCTGCTGGAGCGGATTCGCCCCGGCGACCGCCTGATGTTCACAGCCGACCACGGGTGCGATCCTACCCAGCCCGGCACGGACCACACCCGCGAGTACGTCCCGTACGTCGAGTACGGCGGCGGGGGCGCGCTGCTCGAGGTCATCGACGGGCTGGGCCACGTCGGCGAACGGTTCGAAGCCGTGCTGGGTCCGTCGTGA